The proteins below are encoded in one region of Paenibacillus albus:
- a CDS encoding glycoside hydrolase family 3 N-terminal domain-containing protein, whose product MRFKSIALSGAVLGALLIGANSEAAASSANGQQVQAFTDLTNAKWAEDGINYMAHRGTVAGYGNGTFKPEGLVTRAQAVTFMVRELYPDKLAKADLTYKDVPRNHPFFREITIAAEMGLSGGFPDGTFHPDEPISRAETAAFLSRAYQLKRGTQQVSLTDTNTHWAAEPIAIMSSNGLIGGYSDHTYRPDRSVTRAEYAVFMARVIRFERAAAIHSQNWDKLISFMTVSEQVGQMLMPDIRQWNGQVTTTVNDGIKSQLHNQDLGGLIVFEKNIIDAKQLTTFTHNLQAEAGDIPLFLSIDQEGGVIKRIPGGTNLPGQMALGATGDAKLAEAAGKLTGEELKALGLQLNFAPDLDINSNPDNPIIGMRSFSSDPDLVTRLGLSTMKGLKEAGVIAGVKHFPGHGDTSVDSHLGLPVLNYDRERLDAVELKPFRAAIDSGVEMIMTAHIAFPTIDNERVTSLKDGSSIPLPATLSKKVLTGILRGELGYKGVIISDAFTMNAIAEHFGENKSVERAVAAGVDIILMPQNIEGAHQTLVEAVKSGRLSASSIHSSVKRILELKSKYGLFDQSESLTSKLASLKTVIGSPEHLAVEKEIATRAVTLLAGRDQAKPDLIQSGDSVVIAAADEVQATQLKKQLQLAAPTLALKIDTILIKPGKASEALPAIAKADYVIAASYQFRNVASQFNWSDTQTIINELNELKKRYTLLSLGNPYELLYLHNVQSALAVYGKQEPNTAAAIRVLIGQKEALGTLPVKIQP is encoded by the coding sequence ATGCGATTCAAATCAATTGCTCTATCAGGAGCTGTACTAGGGGCTTTGCTAATAGGGGCAAATTCTGAAGCAGCAGCATCGTCTGCTAATGGACAACAGGTACAAGCGTTTACTGACCTAACTAACGCGAAGTGGGCGGAGGACGGCATCAATTACATGGCGCATCGCGGAACGGTGGCTGGTTACGGAAACGGCACCTTCAAGCCCGAAGGGCTTGTGACTCGCGCTCAAGCGGTTACATTCATGGTGCGGGAGCTTTACCCAGATAAGTTAGCTAAAGCTGATCTGACGTACAAAGACGTACCGAGGAATCATCCGTTCTTTAGAGAGATCACAATCGCTGCCGAGATGGGACTTTCAGGCGGGTTCCCGGACGGTACTTTCCATCCAGATGAACCGATTAGCCGCGCAGAAACGGCAGCTTTTCTCTCTCGCGCGTATCAGCTGAAGAGAGGAACGCAGCAGGTCAGCCTCACGGATACGAACACGCACTGGGCGGCCGAACCAATTGCGATTATGAGCTCGAACGGTCTTATAGGAGGGTACTCCGATCACACCTATCGGCCGGATCGTTCGGTCACGCGTGCAGAATACGCAGTATTCATGGCAAGAGTCATCCGGTTCGAGAGAGCAGCCGCCATTCATTCGCAGAATTGGGATAAGCTCATCTCGTTCATGACCGTGAGCGAGCAAGTCGGTCAAATGCTTATGCCAGATATTAGACAATGGAACGGTCAAGTGACGACCACCGTGAATGATGGAATCAAGAGTCAATTACATAATCAGGACTTAGGCGGCCTTATCGTATTCGAGAAGAACATCATCGACGCGAAGCAGCTTACGACCTTCACGCATAATCTGCAGGCTGAAGCAGGCGACATCCCTCTGTTCCTGAGCATTGATCAAGAGGGCGGAGTCATTAAGCGAATTCCTGGCGGTACGAACCTGCCTGGTCAGATGGCTCTTGGGGCGACAGGGGATGCCAAGCTCGCGGAAGCTGCTGGGAAGCTGACGGGCGAGGAGCTCAAAGCGCTTGGGCTGCAGTTGAATTTTGCGCCGGATCTGGATATTAACAGCAATCCGGATAATCCCATTATCGGCATGCGCTCATTCAGCTCGGACCCTGACTTGGTAACACGTCTTGGCTTGTCCACCATGAAGGGGCTGAAGGAAGCAGGCGTCATTGCGGGAGTGAAGCATTTTCCAGGTCATGGCGATACGTCGGTCGATTCCCATCTAGGCCTGCCTGTGTTGAACTACGATCGCGAGCGGCTTGATGCAGTCGAGCTGAAGCCGTTCCGTGCAGCAATTGACAGCGGCGTCGAGATGATAATGACCGCGCATATCGCATTCCCAACAATCGATAACGAGCGTGTTACCTCGCTGAAGGATGGCAGCAGCATACCGCTTCCAGCGACCTTGTCCAAGAAGGTGCTCACAGGCATCCTTCGCGGGGAGCTTGGCTATAAAGGCGTCATTATCTCTGATGCATTCACGATGAATGCAATTGCTGAGCATTTTGGCGAAAATAAATCGGTGGAACGCGCAGTCGCAGCCGGCGTAGACATCATTCTCATGCCGCAAAATATCGAAGGTGCGCATCAGACGCTGGTGGAAGCGGTGAAGAGCGGCAGGTTATCGGCTTCGTCGATTCACAGTTCCGTTAAACGAATTCTGGAGCTGAAGTCCAAGTACGGATTGTTTGACCAAAGCGAAAGCCTTACTTCCAAGCTCGCATCACTGAAGACCGTAATTGGTTCCCCAGAGCACCTAGCCGTCGAGAAAGAAATCGCGACTCGAGCAGTCACCTTGCTTGCGGGGCGTGATCAAGCGAAGCCGGATCTAATTCAATCTGGTGACAGCGTCGTTATTGCAGCTGCAGATGAAGTGCAGGCGACTCAATTAAAGAAACAGCTTCAACTAGCAGCGCCAACGCTGGCTCTGAAGATAGATACGATCTTGATTAAGCCGGGGAAAGCTTCCGAAGCGCTTCCGGCAATCGCAAAAGCGGACTATGTCATCGCTGCATCCTATCAATTCCGAAACGTAGCAAGCCAGTTCAACTGGAGTGATACGCAGACGATTATCAATGAGTTGAACGAGCTGAAGAAACGCTACACGTTGCTATCTCTAGGGAATCCTTATGAACTGCTCTACTTGCACAATGTCCAATCTGCTTTAGCCGTTTACGGTAAGCAAGAGCCGAATACGGCGGCAGCGATTCGAGTTCTGATCGGGCAGAAGGAGGCGCTCGGGACGCTGCCGGTCAAGATACAGCCCTAA
- a CDS encoding class I SAM-dependent methyltransferase translates to MKQNKYDDNSFFAKYSQMPRSVGGLEAAGEWSTFRGMLPDLQGKKVLDLGCGFGWHCRYAREMQASSVLGIELSANMLERAKEMTDDQQIEYRQMAIEDIDFPAGAFDVVLSSLALHYVEDFGAICRSVHDMLTPGGSFVFSVEHPIFTALAAQDWQYGPQGEKLHWPVDNYHAEGAREARFLNDDVIKYHRTIATYINGLLAAGFSLTRLSELQPTSEMLESNAAWKEEVRRPMFLLIAAVKA, encoded by the coding sequence ATGAAACAGAATAAATATGACGATAACAGCTTTTTCGCCAAATACAGCCAGATGCCGCGTTCGGTCGGAGGCTTGGAGGCTGCTGGAGAATGGAGTACTTTTCGCGGAATGCTCCCTGATCTACAGGGCAAAAAGGTTCTTGATCTTGGCTGCGGATTCGGCTGGCATTGCCGATATGCTCGCGAGATGCAGGCAAGCTCCGTGCTTGGTATTGAGCTATCCGCGAACATGCTGGAACGTGCCAAAGAAATGACTGACGACCAGCAGATTGAATATCGGCAAATGGCGATTGAGGATATCGACTTCCCGGCTGGCGCTTTCGATGTTGTGCTCAGCTCTCTCGCCCTCCATTATGTTGAGGATTTTGGCGCGATCTGCCGAAGCGTGCACGACATGCTGACTCCTGGCGGCAGCTTCGTATTCTCTGTCGAGCATCCGATCTTCACAGCGCTGGCAGCGCAGGATTGGCAGTACGGTCCGCAAGGCGAGAAGCTGCACTGGCCGGTGGACAATTATCATGCTGAAGGTGCTCGTGAAGCACGATTTCTTAACGACGATGTCATCAAGTACCACCGCACGATTGCGACGTATATCAATGGCTTGCTGGCAGCAGGATTCAGCCTCACGCGACTGTCCGAGCTTCAGCCAACTAGCGAGATGCTGGAGAGCAATGCGGCTTGGAAAGAAGAAGTACGTCGACCGATGTTCCTCTTAATCGCTGCGGTTAAAGCGTAA
- a CDS encoding glycosyltransferase family 2 protein, producing the protein MAKVGVVMPVYYQDEAFIRMAIQSVRLQSYRDFTFLIVIDGAPELQPLIQECTYGDPRVTIVSYPVNQGVAFALNYGFEILMDQGYDYLTWVSTDNIYYPYFLGTLVYEMDQAGPNVGIVYSSFNQIFENGTIAHTPEFLQLLRSWQNRPKEALLDGCIIGPSFIHRTEYCRKVDGYRMRYIQDYDYWLRMTDYCDIKYVPIELMDYRINSPFSLSTHIANESSKYRMCWNEVHHSHFETRMRRGMPLLYSALFIVKPNEVEKARAALGNIIDQYETNCEILIVSLTTQKEVEAIIESYQDPRVRVLYYVQHSVNYALHKALARARGDWCMIFDSQYAPAEKSFVRTIKESGLMNPNSASAISWYNGEVTSSKHVQYLYQTMTVRSRMQAFVLGALK; encoded by the coding sequence ATGGCGAAAGTCGGTGTTGTTATGCCCGTTTATTATCAGGATGAAGCATTTATCCGTATGGCTATTCAATCCGTTCGTCTTCAAAGCTATCGCGATTTTACCTTCCTGATTGTTATCGACGGAGCGCCGGAGCTTCAGCCGCTCATTCAGGAATGCACGTATGGAGATCCGAGAGTGACGATCGTATCCTATCCAGTCAATCAAGGCGTTGCGTTCGCGCTTAATTATGGCTTCGAGATTCTGATGGACCAAGGCTACGATTATTTGACATGGGTATCGACGGACAATATCTACTATCCGTATTTTCTCGGCACATTGGTTTATGAGATGGATCAGGCAGGTCCTAATGTGGGCATCGTCTATAGCAGCTTCAATCAAATCTTCGAGAACGGTACGATCGCGCATACGCCAGAGTTTCTACAGCTCTTACGGAGTTGGCAAAATCGCCCGAAGGAAGCGCTGCTCGACGGCTGTATTATCGGTCCATCCTTCATCCATCGAACGGAATATTGCCGGAAGGTAGACGGTTACCGCATGCGGTATATTCAGGATTACGATTATTGGCTCCGAATGACGGATTACTGCGACATTAAGTATGTGCCGATCGAGCTGATGGATTATCGGATCAATTCGCCATTCAGTCTCTCAACGCACATCGCGAATGAGTCATCCAAGTACCGCATGTGCTGGAATGAGGTGCATCATTCGCATTTTGAGACACGGATGAGGCGCGGGATGCCTCTCCTATACAGCGCTTTATTCATCGTGAAGCCGAATGAAGTAGAGAAGGCAAGGGCTGCGCTCGGTAATATCATAGACCAATATGAGACGAACTGCGAAATCCTGATCGTAAGCTTAACCACGCAGAAGGAGGTCGAAGCCATCATCGAGTCCTACCAAGATCCGCGCGTTCGAGTCTTGTATTATGTGCAGCATTCGGTCAACTACGCGCTGCATAAAGCACTGGCTAGAGCCAGAGGAGATTGGTGCATGATTTTCGACAGCCAATATGCGCCTGCTGAGAAGAGCTTCGTGCGGACCATAAAGGAATCGGGACTGATGAATCCGAATTCGGCCTCTGCGATATCGTGGTATAACGGTGAAGTTACAAGCTCGAAGCATGTTCAATATCTTTATCAGACCATGACGGTGCGCTCGCGGATGCAGGCATTCGTGCTCGGGGCACTGAAGTAA
- a CDS encoding MerR family transcriptional regulator, whose translation MLIAEVSEKFDLSQDTLRYYERIGLIPPVNRNKSGIRDYTQEDFNWIDFIKCMRQSAGLPVETLIEYVTLFQQGDETLHTRKELLIDQREKLAAKLEEMTGTLTRLDDKIARYDQTILRKETTLRVQQNQESTSR comes from the coding sequence ATGTTAATCGCTGAAGTGAGCGAGAAGTTTGACCTTTCTCAGGATACGCTCCGTTATTATGAACGCATCGGACTAATCCCCCCTGTTAATCGGAATAAGAGCGGAATCCGGGATTACACGCAGGAGGATTTCAACTGGATCGATTTTATTAAGTGCATGCGCCAAAGTGCGGGGCTCCCAGTGGAAACGCTCATCGAATATGTGACTCTATTCCAGCAGGGCGACGAGACGCTGCATACGAGGAAAGAGCTTCTGATTGATCAACGGGAGAAGCTTGCGGCCAAGCTCGAAGAGATGACGGGTACCTTAACACGCCTCGATGACAAAATCGCAAGATATGATCAGACCATTCTGAGAAAAGAAACCACGCTCAGAGTCCAGCAAAACCAGGAGTCAACAAGCCGCTAA